The genomic region TTCCCTGAGACTAGATTCCTGAATGAAAGCTGCTTTTCACTCTGAATCTCCGGCTCGTGACTGCCCCCTAGTGAGGCCGCTGCAGGCTGAGAGTGAGCTCTAGTGACCTTCCAAAGAAGTTGGCCTCTTTGATGTCGGTGGTGGTGTTGCAGTGACCACAGTATCTGTGCTTGTAGTCGTAGCTGCGCTCTCTCAGCACCAGCTCGTCTTCGGGGATCGACTCTTTCCTGCTGTACGAGTGGAATCGTATGGAGCTGTTAGACTTCTTATCTTCAGCTGcggaaaaatgtaattaaacttATTGGAACTGAATCATTCAGACAGATTaacaagtaaacaaaaacagacacaccgGCTTAATTATCACTCAAAGCTTGTATGTTTTCACTTTTCTAACAGTGTGTACACTTTGTGAGTCCTCTCACACAAAAGGCTGGTGGCAATGTGGTTTGTCTGTAGATTTCTACTGTGCATATACCTTCCTCTTTCATACCTGATTCCGTCTTAGTTGAGAGAGCCGCCTTGATATCTTTATCCAAGGCGTCACAGGCACTACTTTGTGCCTGCTCTGGAAACTTTCCTTTGAAATCTTCCAGACACTCCAGAGCCTCGGTCACATACTTCAGCTCGAACAGACACCGTGCCAGTCTGAAATGGGCTTTCAGGTGGCCGGGGTTTAGAGTCAGAGCCTTCAGACAGTCTCTGAGGGCGTCGTAATGGTCCCCATCCCTGTGAATCACAGATGTAAACACTTGTTAACTGCTTTCACGGCCTTTAGGAAAATGTGATGCATTGTCTGTCTGCAGTGGTGCTTTGGGCGCCGTGATATGATGGAACGTACCATTTTCGTTTCATGTAGGCTGCAGCCCGGTTTCCGTACAGCATGGCGTTGCCGCTGGCCTCATGAATGCTTAAACTGTACAGCTGGATCGCCTGTGTCCATTGCTGTTGTGCAAATGCATCATTAGCTTGCTGCTTTATCTTCTCCAAGTGAGGAGGGAGCTCAGAAGAACTAAAACAAGGAGAACAGAAGAAAGACGATTCAAGTGTGTGAAACAATCTCACTcaatatgcaaataatcatgGACATCATTTCTGTTCACAAAGACCAAATGATGCTGTTTTTAACCCACACACAGGGTCACTGTCAGGGTGAAAGATAACTACCTTGAGCGGATCTTGCTTGCGGCAAAGCGAATACGGCTGGCTGGCAAATGAATTCCATTGGAGACGCCATTGGTCGTCTTTCCATTCTGCACGTCTCCTGTGGAGTCAAAAATCCAGAAACCCTCTTAACTCAACAGATACCATTCTTCTACATTTATTAGGCACCACTCaaagttgttttctttccagggTGCACAGACCTACCAGTAGTTGACTGGCACTTTTTTGGAATCATGAAGGTGTACGGCCTTtgtttaaatgtcaaatcaaacaGATACAcctagaaaaaaattaaaacaataatcaaataaaacaaagctaACAACAAAGACCAGAAATAAATGACTTGTTTGTTCTACGAAGCATTACCTGCTCCCCTCCCATGTTCACAAGCAGCTCTGTGCCATCTGGACTGAAGGTGACATATGTGGCCACCAGGACCCTCAGGCGGTTATTGTAGTCTGGAAGTTTCACTGGCAGGTGTCCTGGAGaattcaaacaaacacttcCTTCACAATCATTTCCTGTAAACTCTGTATTTCCTGAGGCCTTTAACGTATGATAAGAATCCAAATCCACCCATTAAATAATTCTGATAGCAAACAATTCAGCTGCATATGCACCTGCAACATAATACTGCCCGGCTCCGTCTGGGATTGGCTTCTGCCGATCACAGAATGTGTGCACAGCTGCAGACGTGCTCTGACTCACAGATTTCCTGTGGAAGGAACAAAACAAGTTTGCTTACACCTGGAATGGAGAACACTCAACATTTCAGCGGTTGTAGAATTATCATTAGCATAAAATGactgaactttaaaaaaaaacgtcaaTGACCTGTAGTTGTGTATCATCCTGATGTCATAGAGACGCACAAAGGGACCGTTGGCTCCCACTGCCATATAGTTGTTGTCCCGAGGGTTGACAGCCAAACACTTGGCCTCAACCAGCTGACCACAGAACTCCGTCAGGTCAATCAGCACGTCAGAGCGCTTACTGTTCTCCCGCAGGTCATACTGTCTGTAGCGAACAAGGAGAAATGACCATATTAACATCCTTAGACACTTGAGATCTTTTGCCCTCGCTGTGCTGGTTCCTAACCTGATGATGCCGTCCTCCGCAGCACTCCAGAAGGTGTTGGGCCACATGGGCGCCGTGGCGATGCGTTTGACTCGGTTGGTGTGATCAGAAAACATGTGGATGGTTTCCTTCGCTGTCACGTCGTGCACATGGACCTTCGTGTCGGCCGCGCCTGTTATCAAAATTCTGTCCCCGGAGTGAGGGAGGAACTGAGCGGACAGAGCAACGGGTCAGAATTAGTACAAAACAATCGTGGAATATTTAATTAATACTCCTATTAAAGTGCTGTGGATGAACTTAGGTAACAGTGGTATGCATTTTCTGTGTGACAGTGAGATAAAACTGTGGCATGAACAGCTTCACCACCGTAGAACATTTACAAATACGGGTTTTCCACCAAACAATGTGCCACTTATTAAACGGTAAACAGTGCCACCTAATGTACAGGAAATGAATTTGTCAAATAGATTCCCTTTgtaaaagacaagaaaagatGAGGTGGGGCCGAGCAAAGTGTCGTATTAAAACAGCAACTTTTAGGAAGGCAGCACAATTTGATACTGGGAGGCCTCATGGCTGCCAAAAAATGTCTTGGTCCAAAGGTGACTGTTGCCACACAATGTTAAATCACATTATGTTACTTGAGCCGTCTACCAACTGAATTACTAAAAGCAAAGTCCCCCAATATGGAGATGTGGTCACGTGCAGAAGAGCAAATAAGAGATAATCCCCATGGGTCATGAACGGAGGATTCACTATGCCAAAAAACACACCTTAATTATTGGTATCTGTCGCTTCTGCACCAGTTGCAATCAAGATTTGTTCACAGCAAAAGCAACATTTGCACAGGACATCCAGAATTTGAATTATGATAGGGAGCTAATTGTAGATTCTGATATTTACATTAAAGAGAAAGCATTTGTAGTTATTCACTCATCTTTCTCTTCCTATAAGCATTACTTATTCAAAATTCTGTCTAGATCCCGATATGACTTGAAAATCGATGTGTAAGTAAGTCTGCAAATGATTTCAGCCCCCTACGCATCTTTGATCACACAAATCCGTCTTCCATTTAGTCCTCCTTACCTTAACAGAGAATATATTTGCTGCATGACCCGTGTGCATGGTGGTAAGCTTCTTGTGTTTGAACGGATCCCAAATGATGGCATGTTGATCATCTGAGCCCGAGGCCAGCAGACTGGAGCcaaaaggaaacagaggaaaagtCAAGCAACATTCGTATTACCTCTGACTGGTTAATACTCATGGGCTATTTAGAGCATGTCCTAGTCAAATACAGATgactttgtttacagcacatcgacatcAGCGTCGACTCTTATCACACAAACTCCCGACAACTTTGTAGATGTCTTCGTGTGCCACTAATTTTTTGGGGGGTCTGCTAGTTTTGAAAAATGTCATCAgccccccccactcactcaTGGTGAATCCAGCAGgtgatctcctgctatgcactcACATTGgattctgcagactttatactaGGGGGCCAGGTGGAGGAGGTGCACAGAAATGCATGTGTGATGGTGCATGTGCATGTATGAatgcatttgcattcacacatgtcCATCCTCCGGAGAAACTGCGGAGaatgtgcatgtctgaaagcagctatacagTAAAGAGAGGACAGCACAAGACTTTTGCCATAGATGTGTGGTGACGTAAACTAACCAGTGATACCAGGTGAGAGATTAGAAATTAAACAGAGGTTGGAGATTTGAGTTTTGAAGACTTACTCTCCTCTTTCATTCCACTCCAGACAGTTCACACAGCCTGTATGACCCTGTTGAGACAGACAGTATAAATGGGTCAGTCTCCCTTGTATATCTACATGTGCACACGAACACACTCGCTGTCACAGACCTGAAGCTCAGCTTCCAGCCCGAGTCTCTTGATGAAGGGGTCGGTCACATGATAGGACCTTTGGAAGCCTGGCGCCCTCTTGTCCTGGGGGCACAAATCAAACACTCCATCATCTTTTACATTAGAGAGGGTTCGATTTGGGTTAGTCCTATCACGATCATTTCTATAGACAAGAAGCATTTTGTCTTATCAGTATTATTTTCAGCTCATTATACAGCATGGCGTTTGTTTACTAACCCTGATCTGCCTGTGCAGGATATCTCTGGTAATGTTGACGGTAGTCATGACTTCACCACTCAACAAATATATGGGACTGGGGCGGAGGATCCAGGGGTCAGAGCTCAGATGACATTGAGTCTGTGCTTCTTCAGTATAAGCTGtgcaaacatgaaaaaacattaaagcaGGATGGTTAACACAGGAAAGACACAGTGATTTTAATGGAAGGGGGAGGGGAACGAGATTTCAATGCTTTTCTCAATATGAGCTCTTTAAGAATAACTGAACCAATAGCACTGCATGTACTGTATACACATATATTACAGCTGGTAAACAGACTAGATTCACTCCAGAGCCAAAGACTGGTTCGCTCCCGTCAGTGAACCCCAACGAGACGTGTTCTGTAGCCAACAAGCTAATGTTAGCTTTGCAACTCTGTCACTATTGAAACCAGCGGACTGTCTCACAAAACACTGACATGTATAATCAACGCTAGGACACGCTTAGCCTGCTACCACCGTTAGCCACCTGTGCATCAGGCCTCTCGTTAACCAAGTAGCTGCTACTGGCGTTAGCCTCTCTGGCGTTATCCTGCTAGCTAAACAAAACGTCCACATCGCCGAACGTAAACATTGGCAACACTTTCATTAGGATCCGCGGGCACAGGAGGAATCTCACCGCTTTCCTTCAACTAAAAAGTCTTCTGTCAAGAGATGTCCATTTAGTGAACGTAACGAATCTCACTCTGTGTAAGTTTGTTGACAGGATTGCGCTGATACTGACATGAAcacaagcctcctcctccttcctcacgCAACTTTGTTCCGCCTGCTGACACCCGACGGACCCTTCCGCTCCGCGTCCTTTTCAAGATAAAGGCCTCAATCCCCCAAATTAACATTTCTGCAGCACATGAGTAACTATCATAGACTGTATGGTAACTATACAGCAAAATACAGTTTCTAAAATTATGATGAATTACAATTTTGTCCTTGATTAAATAGCTGTTGTTATgtgtcaatatatatatttatttttttcacagacTCATAGAAAGAAttctttttaatgtaaatttgGAAATAAAGTGAGATATTCAGCTTCATGTGCTGTTCACCGAGGAAGACAATGAAGAAAAGCATAATTAGCAATCGACCAGACAAAAGATTAAAGATCTCATCCGATGATTCTTGAGAATGTGGCAATTTAGGACGTAAAGATGATTTGGACGGACTCAGTAAAACTAATAAACAAGAACATTacaatacatttcattaagctgacgcttttatccaaagtgactttcAATAAGTTCATTCAACCACGAGGataaaaacccagaacaacatgaGTCAAGAACAGGTTATAAGAACCCGTGTAGTTGTTGCAGTTATGGAGAATCTTTAAATGGCTCAGCTGATCATATGAAGTATGAGTACAAGTCATTTtaggattatttatttaacaaccATGAaggtaaaaagaaacaaaaacaaatatctttAGCATAACCAGAGGCGGTCACATTTGTGGCATAAGTAGAAACTGGATATACTTCTTTAAAATGCTTGTACTTCtttgttatttcagtttttctgatgtgaaaatgacaaaatgaaCAGATATCAGCAAAAGTCTATcacaaatataaatggaatattttTTCAGACAATCTACatcctttaaaaataaacttcTTAAAC from Pleuronectes platessa chromosome 10, fPlePla1.1, whole genome shotgun sequence harbors:
- the wdtc1 gene encoding WD and tetratricopeptide repeats protein 1; translated protein: MTTVNITRDILHRQIRDKRAPGFQRSYHVTDPFIKRLGLEAELQGHTGCVNCLEWNERGDLLASGSDDQHAIIWDPFKHKKLTTMHTGHAANIFSVKFLPHSGDRILITGAADTKVHVHDVTAKETIHMFSDHTNRVKRIATAPMWPNTFWSAAEDGIIRQYDLRENSKRSDVLIDLTEFCGQLVEAKCLAVNPRDNNYMAVGANGPFVRLYDIRMIHNYRKSVSQSTSAAVHTFCDRQKPIPDGAGQYYVAGHLPVKLPDYNNRLRVLVATYVTFSPDGTELLVNMGGEQVYLFDLTFKQRPYTFMIPKKCQSTTGDVQNGKTTNGVSNGIHLPASRIRFAASKIRSSSSELPPHLEKIKQQANDAFAQQQWTQAIQLYSLSIHEASGNAMLYGNRAAAYMKRKWDGDHYDALRDCLKALTLNPGHLKAHFRLARCLFELKYVTEALECLEDFKGKFPEQAQSSACDALDKDIKAALSTKTESAEDKKSNSSIRFHSYSRKESIPEDELVLRERSYDYKHRYCGHCNTTTDIKEANFFGSKGQYIVSGSDDGSFFIWEKETTNLVRILQGDESIVNCLQPHPSHCFLATSGIDPVVRLWSPRPETETENGRVVEDMESAAQANQRRMNADPLEVMLLNMGYRITGLRGVGPEGSDDEDSSEGQVQCRPS